From Gloeocapsa sp. DLM2.Bin57, a single genomic window includes:
- the grxC gene encoding glutaredoxin 3, which translates to MAKVEIYTWSRCPFCIRAKALLNQKGVEFTEYCLDGDEEGRAKMSDRANGRTSVPQIFIDEQHIGGCDDIYSLESQGRLDPLLQQAA; encoded by the coding sequence ATGGCAAAAGTTGAAATTTATACCTGGAGTCGTTGTCCTTTTTGTATCCGCGCTAAAGCCCTACTAAATCAAAAAGGTGTAGAATTTACAGAATATTGCTTAGATGGGGATGAAGAAGGTAGAGCAAAAATGAGCGATCGCGCTAATGGACGTACTAGCGTTCCCCAAATTTTCATCGATGAACAACATATTGGCGGTTGTGACGATATCTACTCCCTGGAAAGTCAAGGAAGATTAGATCCACTCTTACAACAAGCAGCTTAG
- the gshB gene encoding glutathione synthase — translation MNIAFIIDPISRLDPGHDTSVALMEAAQILGHKVWITSTSELSVVKGEAWGFLQSVELQPVTRVGDRYQIPDPWYHIHKGEMKPLGAMDAVFMRKDPPVTVSYLYATYILDLVKSPTLVINSPGGIRCANEKMYALQFTEVIPETIVSQDKQVIREFLETKEAGVIKPLGGKAGEGILFLTNSDRNFNSLIEISTKQGQEPIMVQNYLPEAKLGDKRIILLDGEPIGAVNRVPTGKEFRGNMAVGGRVEKCEITSRDLEICQYLGPKLRADGLYFVGIDIIGDYLTEVNVTSPTGIREIDRLNQTKLGEKVMNWLENKSSR, via the coding sequence GTGAATATAGCCTTTATTATTGACCCCATTTCCCGTTTAGATCCAGGACATGATACCAGTGTAGCTCTAATGGAAGCAGCACAAATCCTCGGACATAAAGTTTGGATTACCTCCACCTCAGAATTATCCGTAGTGAAAGGGGAAGCTTGGGGGTTTTTACAATCAGTAGAGCTACAACCTGTAACCAGAGTAGGCGATCGCTATCAGATTCCTGATCCCTGGTATCACATCCATAAAGGAGAGATGAAACCCCTAGGAGCAATGGACGCAGTGTTTATGCGCAAAGATCCTCCCGTGACAGTATCCTATCTCTACGCTACTTATATCCTAGACTTAGTTAAATCACCTACTCTGGTAATTAACTCTCCTGGGGGAATTCGCTGCGCTAATGAAAAAATGTACGCTTTACAGTTTACAGAAGTCATTCCCGAAACCATCGTTAGTCAAGATAAACAAGTGATTAGAGAGTTTCTCGAAACTAAAGAAGCAGGAGTAATTAAACCTTTAGGAGGAAAAGCAGGAGAAGGTATCTTATTTTTAACCAATAGCGATCGCAATTTTAACTCTCTGATTGAGATTAGCACTAAACAGGGACAAGAACCAATCATGGTGCAAAATTATCTACCTGAAGCCAAACTAGGCGATAAAAGAATTATCTTACTAGATGGTGAACCCATTGGCGCTGTTAATCGTGTTCCTACAGGTAAAGAATTCCGCGGTAATATGGCAGTAGGTGGAAGAGTGGAAAAATGCGAAATTACTAGCAGAGATTTAGAAATTTGTCAATATCTAGGACCAAAATTACGCGCTGATGGTTTATATTTTGTGGGGATAGATATTATTGGGGATTATCTCACAGAAGTAAACGTCACAAGTCCAACAGGAATTAGAGAAATAGATAGACTCAATCAAACTAAATTAGGAGAGAAAGTAATGAATTGGTTAGAGAATAAATCTTCGCGATAA